A single window of Nicotiana sylvestris chromosome 3, ASM39365v2, whole genome shotgun sequence DNA harbors:
- the LOC104230640 gene encoding putative pentatricopeptide repeat-containing protein At5g59200, chloroplastic has translation MLGATASPHLSPPFLNSNPYSFQDRKQLLIKLQKCKSIKQAAPIHAHIIKNGNQNDPFILFELLRVCSRSCSIEYASKIFRNTSNPNVFLYTAFIDVFISSGAYGDGIRTYFQMIRDFIVPDNYIIPLVLRACGSALDLNSGEQIHCQAMKLGLCSDRFVRLKLVELYGKCGEFIDAKRVFDEMPQRDVVGSTVMISCYLDHGLVHEAMDEFRLVSTKDNVCWTAMIDGLARNGEMNNALELFREMQMEGVKPNEVTIVCVLSACAQLGALELGKWVHSYVEKYNIEVNHIVGSALVNMYSRCGDIDEAASLFEDLEARDVTTYNSMIVGYALNGKSTEAIKIFQRMIREGIKPTSITFSAVLNACSHGGLVDIGFDIFESMETEYGIERRIEHYGCMVDLLGRVGRLQEAYDFIQRANIAPDNIIWGSLLSACRIHKNFELGERVAKILLQYGAADSGTYILLSNVYASLGKFKEAAQVRAKLREEGVQKEPGCSSIEVKNEIHEFLLGDIRHPEREAIYDKLKELDDMLKSEDYAPETDVISQDIEEHEKKWALSIHSERLAICYGLISTKPCTTIRVVKNLRVCNDCHSVIKLISKITQRRIVVRDRNRFHHFENGVCSCGDYW, from the coding sequence ATGCTAGGCGCCACCGCGTCACCTCATCTGTCCCCGCCATTTTTGAACTCAAATCCTTACAGTTTCCAAGATCGAAAGCAGCTGCTCATCAAATTACAGAAATGCAAAAGCATAAAACAGGCAGCTCCAATTCACGCTCATATAATCAAGAATGGCAATCAAAATGACCCCTTTATTTTATTCGAGCTTCTTCGAGTATGTTCTCGAAGCTGCTCTATCGAATACGCTTCCAAGATCTTTCGAAATACCTCAAACCCGAATGTTTTTCTCTATACTGCTTTTATTGACGTGTTTATCTCTTCGGGTGCTTATGGTGATGGAATTAGAACTTATTTTCAAATGATTAGAGATTTCATTGTACCTGATAATTATATTATTCCTTTGGTCCTGAGAGCATGTGGGTCTGCTCTCGATTTGAACAGTGGTGAACAAATCCATTGCCAGGCCATGAAATTGGGATTGTGCTCGGACAGATTCGTGAGGTTAAAGCTAGTGGAGCTTTATGGAAAATGCGGAGAGTTTATTGATGCAAAGAGGGTGTTTGATGAAATGCCTCAAAGAGATGTTGTTGGGTCCACTGTTATGATATCATGTTATCTTGATCATGGATTAGTGCATGAGGCGATGGATGAATTTCGGCTGGTTTCCACCAAGGACAATGTTTGCTGGACAGCTATGATTGATGGGTTAGCTAGAAATGGTGAAATGAATAATGCATTGGAGTTAttcagagaaatgcagatggaagGTGTGAAGCCTAATGAAGTCACAATTGTTTGTGTTCTATCGGCCTGTGCGCAGTTGGGAGCACTAGAACTTGGTAAATGGGTTCATTCGTATGTGGAGAAGTACAACATTGAAGTTAATCATATAGTTGGTTCAGCTTTGGTGAACATGTATTCGAGGTGTGGAGATATTGATGAGGCAGCTAGCCTTTTTGAAGACTTGGAAGCTAGAGACGTGACCACTTATAATTCTATGATTGTGGGATATGCATTGAATGGTAAGAGTACAGAGGCTATCAAAATATTCCAGAGAATGATACGTGAAGGAATTAAACCGACAAGTATAACATTTTCTGCTGTTTTGAATGCATGCAGTCATGGTGGGTTAGTGGACATTGGATTTGACATCTTCGAAAGTATGGAAACTGAATATGGGATTGAACGACGAATTGAACATTATGGGTGTATGGTTGATCTTCTTGGTCGTGTAGGACGTCTTCAGGAGGCTTATGATTTTATACAAAGAGCCAATATTGCTCCAGACAATATAATTTGGGGATCGCTGTTAAGTGCTTGTAGAATTCATAAAAATTTTGAACTAGGAGAAAGGGTTGCAAAAATTCTACTGCAGTATGGTGCTGCTGATTCTGGAACATATATTCTTCTGTCTAATGTCTATGCTTCACTGGGTAAATTTAAGGAAGCAGCACAAGTGAGAGCAAAGTTGAGAGAAGAAGGCGTCCAAAAGGAACCAGGTTGCAGTTCAATTGAAGTGAAAAATGAGATCCATGAGTTCCTTTTGGGAGACATTAGACACCCCGAAAGGGAAGCAATATACGATAAACTGAAGGAGCTGGACGATATGCTGAAATCAGAAGATTATGCTCCAGAAACCGATGTCATCTCACAAGATATTGAAGAACATGAGAAAAAGTGGGCCTTGAGCATACACAGCGAAAGGCTTGCGATATGCTATGGTTTGATCTCTACCAAACCATGTACCACTATAAGAGTTGTAAAAAATCTTAGAGTTTGCAATGACTGCCATTCAGTTATTAAGCTTATATCTAAGATTACACAGAGGAGAATTGTTGTAAGAGATCGGAATAGGTTTCACCATTTTGAAAATGGTGTTTGTTCTTGTGGTGACTACTGGTAA